Within the Periophthalmus magnuspinnatus isolate fPerMag1 chromosome 7, fPerMag1.2.pri, whole genome shotgun sequence genome, the region CAACAAGTGCAGAGAACTGCTGGTGGCCGCTCTACAGACTGACGGTTAGCCTAAACAATCTTATACAGCTAATGTGAGAgaatcaatattattattatcaagttTTTCTTCAAAGTGAATAGAAAACAAACGTATGTGTCTAGCTCATATGCTGGATGCTTGTCTTTGTGGAGATGGACATGTTTGATGCCATAATATGGGTTtgacaactccatggagatgctattgctttgcctggaattttccaaagttacatagtcggtcttttaaatgtaaactaatTGGAGAGGGGCCAAGGAGCCTGGGAAAACATGCAGTACCACAGGCCCAACATTGCCTAATGATTTCCTCTTGTGCTGTTACAGGAGACTACAAATCCTGTGGAGCTGATTGTGTACATCTTGCTGCACAAATTGAAGACCATATCCTCTCACATGTTATTGATaaataatatgtaaaaatgtgattgaTTCACACATAACAcaatccctgcatatttaggctgagttcttaaacagaaaactgttttaccttatgatgtcatgtggtaatacaggaagtgctccactgtgtttttaaactccacacaccttcactagaatcatttggatcatttcagctttggaattgcaaatctttgctcaacaaaaggtaaaagggaactgttaacttaaactaccacttcatgacatcacaaggcggaacagagcattttgagcttttaagatgtagacagactaataataaagtgttactcaaatgtgttaaataagagtcagattgacataatataggacctttaacgcAGCCTTCACAGATTTACCAGGAGTTTAAGTCCACAGACATGAAGTACAAGAGCCGCCTCCGGAGCCGGATTTCCAACCTGAAGGACCAGAAGAACCCGGACCTGCGGCGGAACGTTCTTTGTGGACACATTGGGCCCCAGCGCATCGCCAGCATGACGGCAGAGGTCAGGgatacacacattcactgtaGACAGACTGTACCTAATATTTTATCTGTTGCAAATATTTCATATGTAACTGTATCAATACCATATTTACATGTCATTGCACAGAATGATCCTGTGATCAAGAAGACAAAGTGTCTTTAGTCTGTTAAATAGTTATGATCTCTGATACTCATGgatcattgttttatatttaggatattttattatcattattgcttttactttattgttatttaaaacaagttaataatGGTTAATTAACTAGTTTGTTGACTTCAAAACACCCCTTTAGGGTGGGTCACTATAgggaaaacaaatataatattgtCAAGTTTGCATAATATCTCTAAATTCACAGTATCATATTAGGTGTGATATTACAGTATTTCTGGCGACTCTTATGAGTGCTCAAACTGGCAAACAGTTGCTTTAGGGGAGTCCATGTGACTTTCATCACACAGACTCCACTAAAATGAGGAAAGAATCATTGTGTTTTACGTGACAAGTACTGTGGCAATTCTGGACAAAGACTTTGTACAAATTTATTAAGCCttccacacactacaggatttttcctttttttttttaaatgagcagCAAAAAGTGTAGACCAGACATGAGGAGAATTGGCTGAGATTTGAAATCTCAgccaattaaattaaaaatcacAATGAGAATCTAGTTAGGTGATGCCCTCTGAAGTCGTTGAGAAGCACATTGGGCCCTAAATTGATCAAATTATCCTGCAGTGTGTGGTGGGTTTTAGAATAaaaatttacagaaacaaaattaCCATGGACACAAATAATCTTAAAAAatcatctgtgtttttttgttgttgtctcaGGAGATGGCGAGTGCAGAACTGAAGCAGATGCGTGAAACCCTGACCAAAGAGTCGATCCGTGAGCACCAGCTGTCCAGAGTGGGTGGGACTGAGACCGACATGTTTGTGTGCAGCAAGTGTAAGGGCAAGAACTGCACCTACAACCAGGTAAATGACTGAGGTACACGCACATGTATAGATACTcgtattattcatgtttttttaaatatcttatttaatcttttattaCAAAGATTTTTTATGCACCATGTGACACAGATGCAAATTTTAATACCCcaccatgtaacattttagtaaaaaaacaaaaacaaaataaaagcatgcgtcttttttgttgttgttgttgttttaagatGTTTATATTGGACAGAAAATCTTCCACAAATATGTGTCCTTACCTGCGGGCTTGCatatccacaaacctgactttcaTTATGACTCTCCATTGGAGAATTGTTCTGAAGCATggtttttaattttctatttctatggattCAGGTGGGTGACGTGGAACTTCCAGAAAGTTATGCAGAGTTGCTTTAAGCCCTTTTTAGCCAGAGACAATATTAAAGAGAGACAGGACAGTTCCTCTGATTAATGGGGACTGAGGGACTGCAGGGCGTCATGTGcgaaaaaaacatgcttgtgTAGTCAATTACTGGGATCAAAGAATTTGAGTCGACTGTTCTTTTGTAccaacataaataatacatccTTTATTTTGTAATGCTTAACAAATGGggtttcatgattttttttttaatctttctaccatgttgtaacattgttccctcatcaaaaacatgcctgaagaggttttatatgtctttatgtatgtttgagtattttagcaatctctcccaggccctattcgaaccctccttatgattctgtgcaatgctcagccctatatcatccatgctcctacacgacaattctccataaatatactaaaatatgatacaaaactgtacacagcaacttgacaaacctgatacaatgtgcagtagtttcattagtgggatacaCGCTGATTGCGTTGtcatagtgctctgaagggggagtgtgTCTGTtcatggggagcaaagggagaggagactcagtagttttacttttgttttaatactCTAAACCATGTTAATATATTgattttggcaaatatagcattttcaatacACAATGTGTGATGTGTTGGCATATTCCATACCTCCTCTTGAAGTACATTCTCTATACTTCTGTCTCAGGTGCAGACTCGCAGTGCTGATGAGCCCATGACCACGTTCGTTGTGTGCAACAACTGCGGCAACAGATGGAaggtaaacacacaaaatacaggAATCAACAGAGAAATGGGATTTGACAGGTTTCAGTGGTTCagtcaggtttgattgatagacaaaaaataaagagaaaaacaacatttatttgaatccatttgctttattttattagtctgaacatttacattttaatttttttaaattcgaATATTAGTCTATTTATGCAAAAAGAAGTAAAACATGATATCACATTCACAGGGTAAATTATGCAACAGggatttttatgaatgaatggcCTATAGCAAACATAGTATTGCAGTAAACGGCAATGCCCACAAGAGGGCAGCAGAGACTGTCCATAAAGGCGCTTATTGCTTATTGCTCTGTCTACTGCCTGTAATCATGCGATGAAATGTCACAGTGAAATAATGGTCTAGTAACTGGAGAcctattaaccataaactaggGCAAAAACACTGAATTTTGTCATTAAATTCTTATCTCGCGTCCTACAAAGCCtcaaactgtggcctctctagTTGGATATTACAGCAGCAACACGTGGCCTCTATTGTCTAACTGTATTATTCCCCTCCCACTCCCACACACATGATTGGCTGTCCTTTTCTAACCCACCCCCTCACTGTTAACTTCCTCTTGACTCTGGGTCAAGGTGAGGAGACCaatttaagtgtttgtgttacCTGCAATAAGTTGTTCATGGTGCAGACCTGAGTTACTTTGATCATGACCTTAGATTACTGTTGATATGGCCTTAAGccataatgttgtttcgtcatataaaaacatattaagGTGTCATtttattctcacatgtttaagtaatcctgcaAAGTTTTAGTTGAAATGACTCGATTCCtgagtttgtaaatatatacaacatcagtagaaatgatttttaaacataaacaaccCTCTTTTTGTAATGGAGCATTGTCCCATAAGAGAAATACTTGGACCCAGTAAAATAATGAGCaaattcagaatgataaaattgacaaaaaaaaaaaaaagaaaaaaaaagagagatgtGTGTTTGCACAAGTAAAATCTATAGTGGTAGATAGTCTAGTGTGTCAGGACCGCACTAATCGAGACCAAGACGTGTCTCAGGACCCTGTGGTCTGAGATGAGACCAAGAGACTTGGTCTTGTCTCTGTCTCGATCCACAGAGACAAGACTGAGACCATGGCCCATTGAGACCAAATCGAGATCATCTTTGATAAATGTGTCATGATGAcagtaaaatgcaaataaatgcagaaaagtgttttttcactttgatttatttttaaataaatatccatTTCCTGTGGTTAATGCTGACTGTACTGTACTGAAACACTCACACTGCCTCTTTTTGGACCCTCACCCACTGGTTCAAGCCAACTTCCACTTGCACTTGACAGAAAAGTGCTTCAAAATGAGTAGGATTTTAAGCATGTGTGTCAACACTTTTTTCACGCTCAGAACAGGAGTTATTTTCTTACTGGATATGCAGTGATATTTACCAGCCATTTACCATACGAAACGCACACTGTGACAAATACAATGCACTGGCACATTTTTATTAGACAAACTTCAGGTTTGATCTGTGTTTTGTCTTGCTCTTTTAATCTGTGCAccgtgaggaggtgaggagggagcCTATGTGCTACACaccaggaggacagagggaaaaGGCGAGGAGCAGTGTGCTGACATGAGGCACATCAACAGGACATTTACAGGACaggacattttaaaaatccaagTCTAACCTGTGCTGTGACAAAGGGATACGCTGTCATGGACATGCCACTGCACCGGGGCGTGTGTGTAGTGATGTGTagtgatgtgcagtgtgtgCTGGCTCCAAACAAGCGCACAGGCTGGAGTGACGAGACCTGTGTGGGTATGAGTTTATTGACGACAGCTGTGACTAATGAAATGTCATGGACTCGAGGTCTGACACTCAACAAGTCCGATCACAAGATCAAGACCGAGACCAAGACCATAAAAACCGTGATGAGACCAGCGTGTGGGTTTTATAGATTTACTGTGAATGCCATGCTAATATTGGTtggtttgtcttgttttgcaGTTC harbors:
- the tcea2 gene encoding transcription elongation factor A protein 2, coding for MAKDAEVERIAKKLDKMVHKKNTDGALDLLQELKNIKMSLETLQSTRVGMSVNAVRKLSSDEEVQTLAKVLIKSWKKLIDSADKKSEEKEMKAEPLVRSSSTSKDAGHEKSHNAEEPQMPSPSSRMTSFPPAPVTTDSVRNKCRELLVAALQTDGDYKSCGADCVHLAAQIEDQIYQEFKSTDMKYKSRLRSRISNLKDQKNPDLRRNVLCGHIGPQRIASMTAEEMASAELKQMRETLTKESIREHQLSRVGGTETDMFVCSKCKGKNCTYNQVQTRSADEPMTTFVVCNNCGNRWKFC